Genomic window (Drosophila albomicans strain 15112-1751.03 chromosome X, ASM965048v2, whole genome shotgun sequence):
GCGTGTATCCGTCAATGGTGGCCCAGTGGCCACAACACCCGCAGCTGCAGTCGCAGCTACAGTtacagccacgcccacacagaCACCCACAGTCacggccacgcccacatccACAGTGACAGTCATAGCCACATCGCCACAGTCGCCGCCTCTGCCGCCTGTGAAACCAACGCCAGCCGCAAAGACAATCATTCGCAGCAGCAAGCTGGAGTTGAAGCTGCAGCAGGAGCCGGAGCCAACGCAGGAGCCAGTTGTGCTGCAGGTCAAACTGCGTCCCGTCAGTCAAGTGAAgccagctccagctgcagcagcgtcGCCATCGCCGCCTCCACCGCCGGCGCCTCCAGCCTTGGCCAAGGCGAAGCCCATGCGAAATGTGACACCCACAGCTGCCGATCCGCGGGATCAACTGCTCGAGGCGATACGCAACTTTAAGCGGGAGGAGCTCAACAGAGCCTGAAGTAGAGAAGAGGAAgcggaagtggaagtggaagcgGAAGTGGAAACGAAATGCACAAAGCTATTGCGCAAATTTTAagtttgattatttttgtctcccattttgctttgcttttatttaattttcatttttttttttattttgtaaataattaacaagtgttgtaaatgaaatattagtAACAATTTGCTGTTAAGCGTGtgcttaaacattttaaacctaaacataaacatatatgaatatatatacacacattttttttaactattattaattttttttgttatgaaccatgttttttttttgcaaatgaagAAAAGAAACGTTGTTTTAGTCGTAAGGTCACaagaacccaaaaaaaaaacaaaaaacaatttatctacatataaaactaaaaaacaaagcaaaacaaaaacgtataaaaaaaaattaatttctatatacAACGTCATATGCTTACATCATATATTCTGTATGTTATAGTGAATTATAGTAACCAATTTTCTAACCAATGGGACTGGTCTACTTAGTCgtgtcaaaacaaaaaacataaaccaaGCAAAAAACTAATTCtatgttaaacaaaaacaaaacatctAATTAACTAAtagcacaaacaaacaaaaaaacaaaaaaagcaaagcaagcgaTTAGCGAACGAATAGAAGCGTTACATTGAGcgctaataaattattataaataattacacacacacccatacacacgcacacacaagcGAGTATGTAAATTGTGTGCTGCAACTAGTTGCATATTGTATTGATacattgataaataaaatccaaaaactgacaaaaaaaaatgactcGACGAgcgtttaatatttaaaaattcggTTTGGCGCCTAAGTGCTATgacttaaaattttttatgatGGGGCATCACTGTTCACAAATGATAAGCAAATATCGATACTTTCAAATTACGCAATACCCATATCGTTTATTATCGACTCATTGGTATTTATTTCTCAGCAATTAAGATAATATTGTACTGtgcatttgtatattaaataaaagtaattgttTGACACGCTAAAGTGCGCACTTTAATTCATAATTGTcgcgaaaaaataaattaaaatgtcaattgTGACGTCACGAATGAGCCATCGCATGAGAGTTTAAGCTATCGATAGCAGCGCACATTGATGGAAGCATGCTCTCGATGTATCGATAGACATTgtataattgcatttgttgtgttaAAATCAGCCGCTAGAAAACGAGCAACGAGCCTTGGACCAAATGGCACAAATCCTGCTGAGAAACATCACGAGGGCCAGCAATTCTACCCTGCTGACTACGAGTAGGATTGGCCCAAGTCCATTGACAATCCCCGCCGTCGCAGCCGCTAACTCTTTAAGTCAACAACTACACACAACGTCGCCGTGCTGCGAGATACGGAAACTTGCTCGACTGCGCGTCGTGGATAACAGTGATCTGGGCAAACGGGCGATGGCTGAAGGCCGGCCACCCCGCTGCATACATGTGTACAATAAACGTGGAGTCGGTCTGATTGGTGATAAGGTGCTGGTGGCCATCAAAGGCCAAATGAAGAAGGGCATCTTGGTGGGcttgaagcagaagcagcgactGAAGCAGCCACAATTTGATAGCAACAACCTGGTGCTCATCGATGACAATGGCAGTCCGCTGGGCACACGCATCCACGTTCCGATACCAACAGTGCTGCGCACGATACTCAAGGAGAAAACGTTATCGAAGGGTGCCGACTACACCAAGGTGCTAGCCATTGCCAGTCGTTATGTTTagtttgctgttgtgttgtgaaAGCCGGTAAAGATAAATAAAGAGAACACCTATTCATTGTTATAGTAATaaagtagtatatttttgttttgttttataatgtAATTTCTCGATCAGCTAGTTTAGTAGATGCCTAACGTATGTGTATgcgtgtaagtgtgtgtgtgtgtgtgtctgtgtatgtgtgtatatatttaaatgtttgtacATATGCGcgttatttttgtaattagtATTTATGTAGTTTACAGTAAtagttgttgcaattgtttgtAGTTGGTAgtcgatgatgacgatgataaCAGAAATGCACACTGAAGTTTCTCCAGGCTGAGGTCACAATGCAGGCAACAGTCAAGGAGCAGAAAGCGAAcgaaagaaagagacagcatTCTATGCACATGCTTTGTGTAAGCATCTCGCTCTGATTCGCCGCTGCTCATCGCGCGCTCTCGCTTCAACTtgtttacataaaaaaaaaatcaaataaaataaaaacaacaagttgGAGAAGCCAAAGACGCTTCTCCCTCTATCCAATGGGGTAGTAAGTACAGGTACagcctcctccttcttctccttcaCCTTCACCACATCCTCTTAGTTCTCACTTCTCTACTTATCCAGGTCGATCCAGGCATCTTTTAGATATTGCCGGCACTGTTGTAGAATTGAAAGTTGTTGTAGTTAACCGGCGTCTTGGGACTGGGACACATGTAAAGGAAGTCGTCGTTTTGCAGCTGCGATTGGGTTAAGTTTGGCTCGCTGGCGCTACGATGAATCTTGGGTAGCGTGCGCAGCATATTCTCCAGCATGTTCAACAGCGGCCGGAATAGGGGACGCTCCTTGGGATTGTATTTGATGCAATCCTCGGCGAGACGTTTGAGCGCCTGTGGCGCATCCGAGCGCACCTGGCTCATGTCCGGGCGCAACAATCCGCGTCCGACCATAAACAGTATTTGATCCTTGTTGCTAATGTTGCGATATGGCAGACACTCGGCCAACAGTTCGTACATCACAATGCCGAACGCATAGACATCCGATTGGAACGAGTAGGGATTAAGCTCCTGCATGCGTATCACCTCCGGTGCCATCCACAGAATGCTGCCAGTTGGCTGATTCGCCTGCTTCTCACCCGACCAGCGCGTCTTGGCTGTGGCCAGACCGAAGTCACCGATCTTCACCGACAGATCCTCGTGcagaaaaatgttgtttgtcTTGAGATCCCTAAAGGGGAGAGAGCAAGAAGCAAGCAATCAATAAAACTCACTTTATTATTTGGATTTGCGATCCTCACCTGTGGATTATATTCTTGGCATGCAGATAATCCATGCCTTGGGCCACCTGCCGTCCAATATCGATGAGTGTGTTGAGCGAGAACTTTGTCTCGCTGACATGGACATGCTTGTAGAGGCTGCTGCCCTCGCACCATTGCGTCACAATGGCCAGCGATGGCTTCGACACGCATCCCATGAAGAGCAGAATGTTGCAGTGGCGCGTCTTCTTCAGCATGGCCACTTCGTTCTTGAACGCCTGCAGCTGTGCCGGACTTGGTGTCTTCACCTTGAGCGTCTTCACCGCCACCGAGCCGTGCCAATGGGCGCGATAAACGGTGCCAAAGGAACCGGATCCAATCAGTGGCCCAATCAAAATCTCCTCAGCTTGAATATTCTACAGAAAGGAGGAACATTAAACTTCAATTTGTGTGGAAgtgaagcagaagaagaactAAAGTATTTACCCAGTTCTCCTCGGAGTTTTTGGCATCGCGCGACAACAGATTCTTGTTGCTCTCGTCCGCTGAGCGAGCGCGAGGCCGATTGTGCTTCATGGTGCTAGTTGGCGAGGATTGCGTCGAATTGGAGTGATCAGTGCAGGGATGCTGGACAgattcagagagagagagagagagagagaataaaatatagagTGAATGCGAAGTCGGATAAAGTGAAAGaagtgattaaaatttaacgaTATTCTGGTGTTAACTACTTCAAAACAGCTTAAAACTCTCATTAACAGAACTGTTAACATTAACATTCAGTTAACAGCAATAGCGCTGTTCAATTTAACAATTCAACTACTTTATCAAGTTACGGATCGTAATTATTATCAGTAATCATTTCTGTTATCGTCTAGCTTTAAAGTTGACGTATCTAACTTTCTCGCTATTCTAATTCAACAAGTTGGTTATCCCCGATCGTAGAGAAAAcgttatttaaaattctagtTTTACTAACTCTCTCAATTTCTAATaaatggtatataaatatactaaatggtgCCTTCCACTTACTGGCAATGGGGGCCTCGCCTGCATGAGACTGCGCTGCGACTCCGTGGTAATCGGCCGTATGCTATTGATGCAGACATTGGGCGCCGAATTGGATCGATCATCCTGGCTAATGCGCGGCGGTCGTCCTTGTCGGTTGGCCGATGCctttgcgctgctgctgctgttgatgtttgAGGCCGTGTTTGTGGttgtgatgctgctgctgccgctgctgctgcatcttcGACTGCCGCCCACATTGAAGCGCACCGCATTGCCACGCCCAGCCACTGGCATGCCGAGAGCATTGTCCGGGCAGGCGGACAAGAGTCGCTCGTAGTAGCTGTCGACGGAGAAGGGCTGGCAGAGGAGAGGCACCCAGCCAACGCAGCGCTGATGGAAGCGAAAGTTGCACTGGCTGCAATAGAAGCCGGTGAAGAGCAGGCGACGGCAGCCCTCGCAGAAGACGAGCGAGAAGAAGGTTTTGCGTATGAACTGATGCTTGATGTGTGGCCCCAATGGGAACTTGTCGAGCAGCCGCACATAGATCTCCTCCACGTGCAGTGTGCCAATGTCCGTGTTCCACGGTATGATATGCTGTCGTCCGCTATGCGGCGTTGTGCTCACCTCGCACATCGATGGCTCCAGCTGTCGCAGCTTGAGGGCCTTCTGCAGCGCATCGCAGAGACGTGTGCCGGCCACCACCTCAACGGATGTGCGCTGTTGATTGGGCAAATGGGCGCGCAACAGCACCTTCGGTTGTCGCGTCAATGTGCCGCATTGACTGGCGGTCCCAGAGCCGGTTCCTGACCCCGAATTGGGCACAAATGACATGTAGTTGGAGTTGTTGATCAGCTGCTCCTGATAGATTTGCGTTTGATTCTGATAATGCGGCTGATGATCCACATGATCCATCACGGCAGCCATTTGATTTAGATGCTGGACATCGCTCTGACTCTCATCGTCCTGCTGCAGTGCATTCAATTGATCCATTAGCTCATGCTCCTTGGCCTCCAGCACATGCAGCTTAGAGGTCAGCTCTTGGTATTCTATAGGAAGATAAGATAATgattatcaatatatatatgtgtgtgtgtgtgtgtgtttcctgTTGTGTTCTTGTGTTGCCCACCTGTTAAGTACATGGCTGGCGGCTCCTGCAGGTTGGCAAACTTGGCATTGAGCGCATCGATGTTCTCGCGCGTCACATGCTTCACCAGCTGCACATTGTGCAGCTCATCCGCGAGCGGATCGTAGAGTTCGCTGTCGCTCTCTGTTGACGATTCGCTCGACATGTTTGTCGttcgtgtttgtttgtttgcttggtTTGTGTAGCAGGCAGCTTCTGTTTGGCTTCAACTCGATTAAACACTGCCACTCGAAAGCTGCCCGACCATGACCCTGaactttgtttttgctgccttttgctttgcttgcgcTTGATGCACtggttttgctgttttgttgtttgttgcttgtgcTCGCTTTGCTAGtggttttcctttttgctgCTCGCTGCTTGCCGTGTTGCGATTGCTGCTATTTTTGCCACTTCGTTTATGCTTGTTTGCGCTTGCGTTTAAAATTTGCTCGCTTGACACTGGATACCACCCACGTCCATATCCACTGCTCTAGTAATAACACAACCACATCCAGTAACAACAGCAGTGAAGCGACGGCTGCTGTTGGCAGCCAGAGGCTGCATTTTTTTAACTCGCccgatttttaattgattaaaaacgCAGCCTGCGGACACTGTATTTCTATTTCCAAAttactgctactgctgcctgcctgcgctgctgctgctgctcctgcttctACATAGAGGTGGAGAAACATCGATAGCACTATCGATGTGTCGATGTTTTACAGCTATCGATGTTTGACATATCAATGTTTcaccaaaaattaaaaactcattaaatttttaaaaaaatcttgaatctTTTGATTAATTCTCAACATTCGAATGTCCTTATCAAAAtgctttgaaaatataaaatgtttagaTGAATATCGCAATATTTCATATGAGCAGCGgcaataacaatttgaaactTAAAAACTATCGAAATACCATTCATGgtactttttagtattttttacaaattagctgcagctgaattacacatatacaaaatataccagttacTCAATAAAAAAGTTGTCAATTGTCAACGGAGCTAGTGACTGATTCCGAAACAGCgcatcattttatatataacggtttttttttgtaatttttatggcTAATTATTTAAGGgtctttaaaattattttatttgagctGTACAGTAAATTGAGCCAGAAATCAAagaagttaaaaatatattcgcTTTGCACAACACACTTTTGCCTTATCGACGTAACTTTatcgatattattattatgtacaCCGATATCGACAACTTCTTTATCATACAATATTATGTGGTATTACTAAATAGTATTGGTTTAATGTAACgatgaatacaaatataatacaaaaagcactcgtattttattaaaaccaaacaaatttttgcctgttataaaaaaGAGGCGCACATTGCTCAAAAGTTCATTCgttaagttttattttgataactCGATAAATAGCAGACGCGATAATTGAATGCATATGATAACATGGTTGCATGACAACAGCGTAGATAAGCAATATCAACGAATTCATTCAAGATTTCGCAAAATACAGAACACTTTCGTTCCTATTGCCCATCGTGAACAAGTTCACAAAAATTGAGCTTGTTCTGAACGAAACGTCACAACTACACATTGGCATTTTCGCTGCAGCGCACGGTAAAcgtttgcaaattgtttgcggTGCACAAAAGTAACTGAAAAGTATAGTTGAATGCACAACGCAAATACCGGCAATTGAGAAGCGGAGTCATGGACGAAGGTAAGGTAGTGTGCGCCCCACCGCGGGCAATCCAAATTccaataaatatgtgtattaaaaactaataccgctgtgtgtgtgtgtgtgtgtgtgtgtgtgtgtgattgtatGCTGccttaatgtgtgtgtgtgtgtgtgttcattgtgctttttatttatcgCGCggcattttttcttttttgatacAGAATATTCGGCAGCGTCTTCGGTCGGCGGTGGCGGAAAAAAAGCTGGCGTGGGGGGAAAACAGCACAATACACTGCCATTCTGGGGCAATGAGACGTCCATGAACCTGAATCCCCTCATTCTCGCTAACATACAGAGTTCCAGCTACTTCAAAGGTAAACGAATCACGAAAAACTcccgccaaaaaaaaaagacgctAAAAACGcatctccctctctgtctccctcatGCAGTGCATCTTTTCAAGCTGAAAACCTATCATGAGGTGGTCGACGAGATCTACTACCAGGTGAAGCATATGGAGCCATGGGAGCGGGGGTCACGCAAAACATCCGGCCAAACAGGAATGTGCGGCGGTGTGAGTTTATGAAATGTAGCGCTTATCGTTGGCGATCATCCCACACTTGGTATATATAATGGCTCGTATACTAAATGTGCGTATCTTATTTGCAGGTGCGTGGCGTTGGCGCCGGCGGCATCGTGTCCACCGCCTACTGTTTGCTCTACAAGCTGTATACACTGCGGCTGACGAGAAAGCAAGTGAATGGACTGCTCAACCACACAGACTCGGCCTACATACGGGCACTAGGTAGGTGTTGGTAAGTCGCATGAGTTCATGAGCCGTCTCAGTACCGTTGcttgctcctgctcctgctcctcccGCGAATCCGCTGCGTCTCCGCGTCTACATCTGTCTCCAAGGCAAGCATGCAGCAAGATACCACAATCACTATTGCTTGGCATCCTTATTGTCGATTGCAAAATGGCGGCAAGGAACGATGCAAAAGGGGGTGTCTTGAAAAGCATCCTTAAGTGAATGCAGTGTTATATCGTTATGATGGCAACCGCGATAAAGTAGAgcaaattgcattcaaattaatttcaattcaattttgtgaACCTTAGACACCTTTTTCGCCTTAGACACATTTTAAACAGTTGcatttaacataatttcaatttaatgttttgaaactattttaatatggATTGCAACTATCTCATttgtaattcaattcaaaacgTTTTAAGATCCAAGATATGATCTCAATTAGTTGacttatatttgttatatagcAAACGCGTTAACAGTTTTGAGTCCACTCTAAACCAgtttaatatgtataaaaatatcgtgaatttatatttaaaaaaaagtgccgACGCAATCATAATAAATTAGTACAGTACgatcataaaaaatgtaagatATGCAATTATCGATATTTATTATGATACAAAATTAAGTTAACGCAAATGtataatattgaaatgtcGTATAATCGAAATCAgtgatatatgatatatagATAGTAGTTACCCTCGCTTTGAACCTTAATCAGTTTTGCTCACTTTATGATTGAAATAATCGCAGTTAATCTATTTGTGCTGCTGCCTGCTCGCCTTGATTGCTTGTTTGTAAATTTCCAAATTGCTAATtagttattgtttttctttcattgtCGTCGACACATCACCCAATTGACATTTCACAGGATTTATGTACTTACGTTACACACAGCCGCCGGGCGATTTATATGACTGGTATGAGGATTATCTGCAGGACGAGGAGGAGATTGATGTGAAGGCGGGCGGCGGCCAGGTGAGTCAACTGTATGAGCCACCAATCTATCAAATACCATAATAATCATAACAATATAGCATGCCAGTCAAACAGAAGCAAATGATGCACTAACTCCTCCCCTCTTTATTGCTTCTGTGCAGGTGCAAACCATTGGCCAAATGGTGTATCAGTTCATGACGAAGCTGGACTGGTTCTCCACACTGTTCCCGCGGATACCGGTGCCCATTCAGAAGCAGATCGAGAAGAAGATTGAACAATATTGCCGCGAGCAGGGCATCACGGTCAATCAGCTGAGCACGGGACGAggcgcagcagctgcggcCACAACGGCGACGCCCAACACAATGACAGCCTCTGTGGGCACCAGCTGTGATGACTACGACGGTGGACGTGGCGGTGGCCCGGCGCATGCCAACTCCCGCcaaggaggcggaggaggaggcggtAGCGGCGGTTATCCGCCGGCAAACTATCGCAACGATCATGATGATCGCGACTACTATGCAGCGCAGGCTTCGGGCTCGTCCTATGGACGCAGTCGTGGCTATGACGATTACCCACCGCCGCCGCCCATGTCATCGATGCTGCCATACGGCAGTTCAGATCGCGACAAAGATTATGGCGGTGAGCGTGGCACGGAGCGGGCCGAGCGTGGAGAGCGCGGCGGTGAACGCAGCGAGCGACGTCGCAGCAGTAAGCACAAGAAGAAACATAAGCACAGGCAATACTCGCGCAGCCGGAGTCGCAGTCCCAGCAAAAGTCGCAGTAGTCGCAGCGATAGTCGTGGTCGCCATCGGCACGATCGAAAGCGGGACGAGCGGAGCAGCAGACATCGGCACAACGATCACTACGACGAGCGGGAACGGGAAAGGGAGCGAGACCgtgacagagaaagagagagggagagagagcgacgcTATCGATGAACACGATAAAGTGGGCCGCAATTGTTTGTTCAGCATTGTTTCCATTGAACGTATTCTTAATATTCTTATCCACCTTTCCCCCACTCCCCAACCCCCaaacttacatttttttgtctCCCACTTAACGTACTCCATTGTTGATCACTTTCACAAGCAACTACAGAGTTCAATCCGCCTGGATTGGGCGCCTACTCAGGTTataactacacacacatacatgcacacacacccacacacaacacaatacACAAGCAGacgaaacagcagcagtatggctatatattatgaaattcTTAGCTCTTAGTGCTACTGATAACATTTTTCAAGTTGTGTTTTATGCagaataaaattaacatttgtttaaattcaaattgtttgtaatgCCAACGAAAGCTGGccaaatgccaacaacaaaagcaataactAAATTGTGGTATCGAGAAATTCTCTGAAAATTGCCACTGGGAGCaagtgaaataccaggcgaacataagtGAGCAGCAAGTTGACGTCTATCTAAATTTACGCACCCCTAAAGTATGCCACAAAAAATGCTTGGTCTCGCCTTTGACTGAGTTTGGTGCGAATcccatagatggcgctactaATTGTATTAGTAATTAGTCTGCTTGCTACTTtattatgttcgcctggtatttcaacTGCTCAGCGAGTCAATTTCCCAGTGATTTGGGTGTAGATTTCTtaaatcgttgttgttggcggcCACTTGATGTGCTCACGAACGACTCAAAAGTGCCTAATCAGCaaatgaaataccaggcgaacataatcagcagcaagcagcgtACAATtagtagcgccatctatgggTCACTGTCGAAATGATGATCTGAATTGGTGCCCCTCAAAGTATGcgataaaatattatttgtagaAAATTGCATCATTAAAATAGATTTGGCCTAGATGTATTCTTtttcgacaaaaaaaaatatacttaccATACTTACCTTTGCAAGGATTTCAAAAATCCTTTTTAATACTTACATGCAGATGGCCAAATATGTaggttttttatttgtcaatAATTTCTTGGGCTTGAGTACAGTAATGTACATCCccaaaattatgtttttaacatttttttgtaagcAGTCCACTGCTTGCATAGCGAATTTAACTACAACAAAACCGAAAATTATAATACTGCAAACAtcttaatattaattacacaCAATCTATACAATAATCAGTCCCTGAACTAGCAGGCACCGTTGGCGATGGAATCACAATCAAGACAATGACCTGCAtactttggttttttttttttttgttcaaatcTGAATAATAGTTGATTTATCTTACCACTTAAATTATCTTTGCGGAATCATCATCAcgtaatataatttaatttaatttgcttactTGCGTTTAAATTCGCTCACATTATTCAAAACGACAACACCAGAAACCGCTTAGAAttctgtggttgttgttgctcttgacTTTATAGATTTTACTGTTTACTGCTGTTGTCACTTAGCGGATTCCACGATCCCAATCAGTGTGCTCGACACCCAAGTTTATGGGGGGGACTTGGAAAACCCATTTGGGTGTGAGACAAAACTCGAAATTGTGCAAATTGCGTATTGTTAGTTTTTAGTGGTAGCAGCTTGCAAAAGACTCGTTTGTGAATCATTTGCTATAACTTTAGAGATGCGCAAACGATAATACAAGTTTTGCTCTTAAATTATTGCgattttaattacatatgattgaataaatatttcggC
Coding sequences:
- the LOC117570285 gene encoding 39S ribosomal protein L14, mitochondrial, translating into MAQILLRNITRASNSTLLTTSRIGPSPLTIPAVAAANSLSQQLHTTSPCCEIRKLARLRVVDNSDLGKRAMAEGRPPRCIHVYNKRGVGLIGDKVLVAIKGQMKKGILVGLKQKQRLKQPQFDSNNLVLIDDNGSPLGTRIHVPIPTVLRTILKEKTLSKGADYTKVLAIASRYV
- the LOC117570275 gene encoding raf homolog serine/threonine-protein kinase Raf, with the translated sequence MSSESSTESDSELYDPLADELHNVQLVKHVTRENIDALNAKFANLQEPPAMYLTEYQELTSKLHVLEAKEHELMDQLNALQQDDESQSDVQHLNQMAAVMDHVDHQPHYQNQTQIYQEQLINNSNYMSFVPNSGSGTGSGTASQCGTLTRQPKVLLRAHLPNQQRTSVEVVAGTRLCDALQKALKLRQLEPSMCEVSTTPHSGRQHIIPWNTDIGTLHVEEIYVRLLDKFPLGPHIKHQFIRKTFFSLVFCEGCRRLLFTGFYCSQCNFRFHQRCVGWVPLLCQPFSVDSYYERLLSACPDNALGMPVAGRGNAVRFNVGGSRRCSSSGSSSITTTNTASNINSSSSAKASANRQGRPPRISQDDRSNSAPNVCINSIRPITTESQRSLMQARPPLPHPCTDHSNSTQSSPTSTMKHNRPRARSADESNKNLLSRDAKNSEENWNIQAEEILIGPLIGSGSFGTVYRAHWHGSVAVKTLKVKTPSPAQLQAFKNEVAMLKKTRHCNILLFMGCVSKPSLAIVTQWCEGSSLYKHVHVSETKFSLNTLIDIGRQVAQGMDYLHAKNIIHRDLKTNNIFLHEDLSVKIGDFGLATAKTRWSGEKQANQPTGSILWMAPEVIRMQELNPYSFQSDVYAFGIVMYELLAECLPYRNISNKDQILFMVGRGLLRPDMSQVRSDAPQALKRLAEDCIKYNPKERPLFRPLLNMLENMLRTLPKIHRSASEPNLTQSQLQNDDFLYMCPSPKTPVNYNNFQFYNSAGNI
- the LOC117577553 gene encoding pre-mRNA-splicing factor 38B isoform X1 is translated as MDEEYSAASSVGGGGKKAGVGGKQHNTLPFWGNETSMNLNPLILANIQSSSYFKVHLFKLKTYHEVVDEIYYQVKHMEPWERGSRKTSGQTGMCGGVRGVGAGGIVSTAYCLLYKLYTLRLTRKQVNGLLNHTDSAYIRALGFMYLRYTQPPGDLYDWYEDYLQDEEEIDVKAGGGQVQTIGQMVYQFMTKLDWFSTLFPRIPVPIQKQIEKKIEQYCREQGITVNQLSTGRGAAAAATTATPNTMTASVGTSCDDYDGGRGGGPAHANSRQGGGGGGGSGGYPPANYRNDHDDRDYYAAQASGSSYGRSRGYDDYPPPPPMSSMLPYGSSDRDKDYGGERGTERAERGERGGERSERRRSSKHKKKHKHRQYSRSRSRSPSKSRSSRSDSRGRHRHDRKRDERSSRHRHNDHYDERERERERDRDRERERERERRYR
- the LOC117577553 gene encoding pre-mRNA-splicing factor 38B isoform X4, coding for MDEEYSAASSVGGGGKKAGVGGKQHNTLPFWGNETSMNLNPLILANIQSSSYFKVHLFKLKTYHEVVDEIYYQVKHMEPWERGSRKTSGQTGMCGGVRGVGAGGIVSTAYCLLYKLYTLRLTRKQVNGLLNHTDSAYIRALGFMYLRYTQPPGDLYDWYEDYLQDEEEIDVKAGGGQVSQLCKPLAKWCISS
- the LOC117577553 gene encoding pre-mRNA-splicing factor 38B isoform X2; its protein translation is MYLRYTQPPGDLYDWYEDYLQDEEEIDVKAGGGQVQTIGQMVYQFMTKLDWFSTLFPRIPVPIQKQIEKKIEQYCREQGITVNQLSTGRGAAAAATTATPNTMTASVGTSCDDYDGGRGGGPAHANSRQGGGGGGGSGGYPPANYRNDHDDRDYYAAQASGSSYGRSRGYDDYPPPPPMSSMLPYGSSDRDKDYGGERGTERAERGERGGERSERRRSSKHKKKHKHRQYSRSRSRSPSKSRSSRSDSRGRHRHDRKRDERSSRHRHNDHYDERERERERDRDRERERERERRYR
- the LOC117577553 gene encoding pre-mRNA-splicing factor 38B isoform X3: MVYQFMTKLDWFSTLFPRIPVPIQKQIEKKIEQYCREQGITVNQLSTGRGAAAAATTATPNTMTASVGTSCDDYDGGRGGGPAHANSRQGGGGGGGSGGYPPANYRNDHDDRDYYAAQASGSSYGRSRGYDDYPPPPPMSSMLPYGSSDRDKDYGGERGTERAERGERGGERSERRRSSKHKKKHKHRQYSRSRSRSPSKSRSSRSDSRGRHRHDRKRDERSSRHRHNDHYDERERERERDRDRERERERERRYR